A region of Panicum virgatum strain AP13 chromosome 8N, P.virgatum_v5, whole genome shotgun sequence DNA encodes the following proteins:
- the LOC120686614 gene encoding uncharacterized protein LOC120686614, producing MGNCLVIQDRKEIKIMTVVGGSEVLKMPSPGSLKVQEALTDPSVLPVKAPAPAVVDPAGAVRVKLVISKQELKKMLDKEGMSLDDMVSLMRKDAAIDREQQQECCGGWRPALESIPEGSDL from the coding sequence ATGGGAAATTGCCTGGTGATTCAGGACAGGAAGGAGATCAAGATCATGACCGTCGTCGGCGGCAGCGAGGTCCTCAAGATGCCGTCCCCCGGCAGCTTGAAGGTCCAGGAGGCCCTCACCGACCCGAGCGTGCTCCCGGTgaaggcgccggcgccggctgtCGTCGACCCTGCAGGCGCCGTCAGGGTGAAGCTGGTGATCAGCAAGCAggagctgaagaagatgctcgacAAGGAGGGCATGTCGCTGGACGACATGGTGTCTCTCATGCGCAAAGACGCGGCAATCGATCGTGAACAGCAGCAGGAGTGCTGTGGAGGGTGGCGGCCTGCGCTGGAGAGCATACCAGAGGGCAGTGATCTATAG